The Brassica oleracea var. oleracea cultivar TO1000 chromosome C7, BOL, whole genome shotgun sequence sequence CCTGCATGGGGGTTGGGATGCATGTTGTAGATTGGTGTAACAGTTGTAATTGGTTTTAGTCTCCGGTTGGAGTTACTCTAATAAATTCAAAATTGGAGTTATTTTGCGGCTACATCAACTTAAAACATTAACATCTGAAGTTTCTTGAGTTGTTGTGTTATGGACTCCCTCTTCATAGCCAAATAGACTCACAAAAACAAGTTTCCTGTTGATAGTTAAGACTACACAACTTTAAGTTTCTCTCATTGATTTAAACAGAAGAACAAAGAATGTTGGAGTTAATAACTCTTACAAAACGTGAACGATAAGAGATTGGAGTCATGGACTCTTGCAAAATAGGAACATCTAAGAAGTGTTTTCCTGCGGAATTTGTTCTCTTACTTGAACAAGCAAACAACTAAAAGAAAAAAGCGTTTTTGGTTTCAATTGAGCTAACTAGGTGTAAGAATTATCCTCTGATAGATACATAATTAAAGTGAACCTATACAACTCTCGTTTATTACATGTGGTACGTGGGACGCGAACGAAGTATAGAAGACAGTGTGAACAAAAACAAGTAAGAGGCAACAAATGATGGGAAACTTTAAAAAGAAGCCAATCACTTTCAGACCATCTCAATTCTTCAGGTACAGAACAAAAGCAAAAAATAAAGGTAAAAGGTAAAGTAAAGCTTCCCTTCAAGCAAGCTGTGGAGTATCAGACCAACCGCAACGGGGGTCTCTTAGAGTTAATCTTTAGGTTAGTTTTAATATAATAATAGTTATTATGTTAATTTAGCTAAGGATTGGTCCGTCTGGAAGGAGTTTAAGGAGCTGATCCTTGTGTACGTGGCAACGTTTGAGTGATACTCCACAGCTTGCTTGAAGGGAAGCTTTACTTTACCTTTTACCTTTATTTTTTGCTTTTGTTCTGTAGCTGAAGAATTGAGATGGTCTGAGTATGGATACAGATCTTGCTCCCTTCATAAAATGGTGCATGTGCATATAACCGCCTTGGGTGCTTTATCGACCTTCTTCGCTGTTCAATCAAACCGGTATCCAACGGCTAGTTAGCATTCCTCAACACTTGTTAGAAATCAGAGAGACTCAAATCATTTTGATCAAGTTTTTGTGAATCAGGGATGCAAATGTTTATGTTTGGCAAGACATTCATTCTCTAGAAGGATAAACTCTTGTTATCATCCTTATGTATATAACTAGAGGCAGACGATGCTATAAGAAGTAAAAAAGGGAGCCAGAAAGCAAATATAACATAAGCCAAACATGTGAAAGACAAGATAAATAAATAACACATAAATCTCCATGAAAGGGTACATTTTTTTCTGATATGCATAGACAAAAAAAAAAAAAAAAACCTGTTTTAGCTTTTGAAAGAGAAGGCTGTACAACAACGTGAATGAGCATGAGAGTGACTCCACCTGCAACCTCTCCAAACGGCGTCTTACACTGGGCAACGGTCTTATTGTTCTCCAAAATCTTACCCGAGCCGATCAGCTTAACCTCGTTTATCCCTTTTGGTACAAGAGTTTTGCCTATAAAGAAAACACACAAAAACAGAGTGTATTCAAACATAATTCACAAAAAACTTGTATTTTAAAAAAAAAGAAAAAAGATTATTCTCTATTATAATTGCTTCAAGCAATCAACGGTAGAGGCAGAGGAATAGCGAAATGGGCCGATGTCGGATCCATCGTAGAGCCTGAATTTGATATCTATTGACTC is a genomic window containing:
- the LOC106304827 gene encoding membrane-anchored ubiquitin-fold protein 3-like — its product is MPPEAEESIDIKFRLYDGSDIGPFRYSSASTVDCLKHLFLCVFFIGKTLVPKGINEVKLIGSGKILENNKTVAQCKTPFGEVAGGVTLMLIHVVVQPSLSKAKTAKKVDKAPKAVICTCTIL